Proteins from a single region of Coregonus clupeaformis isolate EN_2021a chromosome 19, ASM2061545v1, whole genome shotgun sequence:
- the igf2b gene encoding insulin-like growth factor 2b produces the protein METQKRHEHHSVCHTCRRTENTRIKVKMISSSSRVLVIALALTLYIVEVASAETLCGGELVDALQFVCEDRGFYFSRPTSRSNSRRSQNRGIVEECCFRSCDLNLLEQYCAKPAKSERDVSATSLQVIPMVPTLKQDVPRKHVTVKYSKYEMWQKKAAQRLRRGVPAILRARKFRRQAVKIKAQEQAMFHRPLITLPSKLPPVLPPTENYVSHN, from the exons ATGGAAACCCAGAAAAGACACGAACACCACTCAGTTTGCCACACCTGCCGGAGAACGGAAAACACAAGAATTAAG GTCAAGATGATCTCTTCGTCAAGTCGAGTGCTGGTCATTGCGCTGGCACTGACTCTGTACATCGTTGAAGTGGCCTCGGCAGAAACGCTATGTGGAGGAGAACTGGTGGACGCGCTGCAGTTCGTCTGTGAAGATAGAGGATTCTATTTCA gTAGGCCAACCAGCAGGTCTAACAGCAGACGCTCCCAGAACCGTGGGATCGTGGAGGAGTGTTGTTTCCGTAGCTGTGACCTCAACCTGTTGGAGCAGTACTGTGCCAAACCTGCCAAGTCAGAGAGGGACGTGTCGGCCACCTCTCTACAGGTCATACCCATGGTGCCCACACTCAAACAG GATGTCCCAAGAAAACATGTGACTGTGAAGTATTCCAAATATGAGATGTGGCAGAAGAAGGCTGCTCAGCGGCTCCGGAGGGGCGTCCCGGCCATCCTCAGGGCCCGGAAGTTCCGGAGGCAGGCGGTGAAGATCAAGGCCCAAGAGCAGGCGATGTTCCACCGGCCTCTGATCACCCTGCCCAGCAAGCTTCCCCCAGTCCTGCCCCCCACGGAAAACTACGTCAGCCACAATTGA